In Bradyrhizobium lablabi, one DNA window encodes the following:
- a CDS encoding M3 family oligoendopeptidase codes for MTSRSTSALRKSAAHKPEGKKSAAKPIAKSKTGKLPEWNLADLYSGIDAPEVRRDLEKMDSECVAFETDYKGKLAENTATEGGGKWLAEAVRRYEAIDDLAGRLGSYAGLVHAGDSVDPAISKFYGDVSERLTNASVHLLFFPLELNRIDDAVIERALESPELAHYRPWIEDLRKEKPYQLEDRIEQLFHEKSQSGYSAWNRLFDQTISALRFKVSGKELAIEPTLSLLQDRVGDKRKAAAQALAKTFKANERTFALITNTLAKDKDISDRWRGFKDVADSRHLNNRVEREVVDALVGSVRSAYPKLSHRYYQLKAGWFKKKKLAHWDRNAPLPFAATGSIAWRDAQNMVLTAYRGFSPEMASIAEQFFTHRWIDAPVRPGKAPGAFSHPTTPSAHPYVLMNYQGKPRDVMTLAHELGHGVHQVLAAKNGPLMAPTPLTLAETASVFGEMLTFKRLLAQTKNAKQRQALLAGKVEDMINTVVRQIAFYTFERAIHTERKNGELTAKRIGEIWLSVQGESLGPAIDIRPGYENFWMYIPHFIHSPFYVYAYAFGDCLVNSLYAVYEHAQEGFAERYLAMLSAGGTKHYSELLKPFGLDAKDPKFWDGGLSVIAGMIDELEGMG; via the coding sequence ATGACCTCGCGCTCCACATCCGCTCTCCGCAAGTCCGCAGCTCACAAGCCGGAAGGCAAGAAATCCGCGGCCAAACCCATCGCCAAATCCAAGACCGGCAAACTGCCGGAATGGAATCTGGCCGATCTCTATTCCGGCATCGACGCGCCGGAAGTTAGGCGCGACCTCGAGAAGATGGATTCCGAATGCGTCGCGTTTGAGACCGACTACAAGGGCAAGCTCGCGGAAAACACCGCAACAGAGGGCGGCGGCAAATGGCTCGCGGAGGCGGTCAGGCGCTACGAGGCGATCGACGATCTCGCCGGCCGCCTCGGCTCTTATGCGGGCCTCGTTCATGCCGGCGACAGCGTCGATCCCGCGATTTCCAAATTCTATGGCGACGTTTCCGAACGGCTGACCAACGCGTCGGTGCATTTGCTGTTCTTTCCGCTCGAACTCAACCGCATCGACGATGCCGTGATCGAGCGCGCGCTCGAGAGCCCGGAACTGGCGCATTATCGCCCGTGGATCGAGGATCTGCGCAAGGAAAAGCCGTATCAGCTCGAGGATCGCATCGAGCAATTGTTTCACGAAAAATCCCAGAGCGGCTACAGTGCCTGGAACCGGCTGTTCGATCAGACCATCTCCGCGTTGCGCTTCAAGGTCTCCGGCAAGGAGCTTGCGATCGAGCCGACGTTGAGCCTGTTGCAGGACCGCGTCGGCGACAAGCGCAAGGCGGCGGCGCAGGCGCTGGCGAAAACTTTCAAGGCCAATGAGCGGACCTTTGCGCTGATCACCAATACGCTCGCCAAGGACAAGGATATTTCCGATCGCTGGCGCGGATTCAAGGACGTCGCGGATTCACGGCACCTCAACAACCGCGTCGAGCGCGAGGTGGTCGACGCGCTGGTCGGCTCGGTTCGATCAGCCTACCCAAAATTGTCGCATCGCTATTACCAATTGAAAGCCGGCTGGTTCAAAAAGAAAAAGCTCGCGCATTGGGACCGCAACGCGCCGCTGCCGTTTGCCGCCACCGGCAGCATCGCCTGGCGCGATGCGCAGAACATGGTGCTGACGGCCTACCGCGGCTTCTCGCCCGAGATGGCGAGCATTGCCGAGCAATTCTTCACCCATCGCTGGATCGATGCGCCGGTGCGGCCCGGCAAGGCGCCGGGCGCGTTCTCGCACCCGACCACGCCGTCGGCGCATCCGTATGTGCTGATGAATTATCAGGGCAAGCCGCGCGACGTGATGACGCTGGCCCACGAGCTCGGCCACGGCGTGCATCAGGTGCTGGCGGCGAAGAACGGCCCGCTGATGGCCCCGACGCCGCTGACGCTCGCCGAAACCGCAAGCGTGTTCGGCGAGATGCTCACCTTCAAGCGGCTGTTGGCGCAGACCAAGAATGCAAAACAGCGCCAGGCGCTGCTCGCCGGCAAGGTCGAGGACATGATCAACACGGTGGTGCGGCAGATCGCGTTTTACACGTTCGAGCGCGCCATCCATACCGAGCGGAAAAACGGCGAATTGACCGCGAAGCGCATCGGCGAAATCTGGCTCAGCGTGCAGGGCGAGAGCCTCGGGCCGGCGATCGACATCCGGCCGGGCTACGAGAATTTCTGGATGTATATCCCGCACTTCATCCATTCGCCGTTCTACGTCTACGCCTATGCGTTCGGCGATTGCCTGGTGAACTCGCTCTATGCGGTCTACGAACACGCCCAGGAAGGCTTTGCCGAGCGTTATCTCGCGATGCTCTCAGCCGGCGGCACCAAGCATTATTCCGAACTCCTGAAACCTTTCGGGCTGGACGCCAAGGATCCCAAATTCTGGGATGGCGGGCTGTCGGTGATCGCGGGCATGATCGATGAGCTGGAGGGGATGGGCTGA
- a CDS encoding NAD(P)(+) transhydrogenase (Re/Si-specific) subunit beta, whose translation MNANLAAILYLVAGVLFILSLRGLSSPATSRRGNFFGMIGMAIAVATTLAAHPPADGIGWVLVFLGVAIGGSIGAVIARRVPMTSMPELVAAFHSLVGMAAVLVAAGAFYAPEAFDIGTPGHIHPQSLVEMSLGVAIGALTFTGSVIAFAKLSGRMSGAPIILPARHIINIALGVALVVFIVRLVMFGSELDFWLITIIALALGALLIIPIGGADMPVVISMLNSYSGWAAAGIGFTLGNSALIITGALVGSSGAILSYIMCHAMNRSFISVILGGFGGETAAAGAGGGEVKPVKLGSADDAAFIMKNAQKVIIVPGYGMAVAQAQHALREMADNLKKEGVEVKYAIHPVAGRMPGHMNVLLAEANVPYDEVFELEDINSEFAQADVAFVIGANDVTNPAAEDDPKSPIYGMPVLQVWKAGTVMFIKRSLASGYAGIDNPLFYRDNTMMLLGDAKKMTENIVKGM comes from the coding sequence ATGAACGCCAATCTGGCTGCAATTTTATACCTCGTCGCCGGCGTCCTGTTCATCCTGTCGCTGCGCGGCCTGTCGAGCCCGGCAACATCTCGCCGCGGCAACTTCTTCGGCATGATCGGCATGGCGATCGCGGTCGCGACCACGCTCGCGGCGCATCCGCCGGCCGACGGCATCGGCTGGGTGCTGGTGTTCCTTGGCGTCGCCATCGGCGGCTCGATCGGCGCGGTGATCGCGCGTCGGGTGCCGATGACCTCGATGCCGGAACTGGTCGCGGCGTTTCACTCCCTGGTCGGCATGGCCGCCGTGCTGGTCGCGGCCGGGGCGTTCTACGCGCCGGAAGCCTTCGATATCGGCACGCCCGGCCACATCCATCCGCAGAGCCTGGTTGAAATGTCGCTCGGCGTCGCCATCGGCGCACTGACTTTTACGGGCTCGGTGATCGCGTTCGCAAAACTGTCGGGCCGCATGAGCGGTGCGCCGATCATCCTGCCGGCGCGTCACATCATCAACATCGCGCTCGGCGTCGCGCTGGTGGTCTTCATCGTCCGCCTCGTGATGTTCGGCAGCGAGCTCGACTTCTGGCTGATCACCATTATCGCGCTGGCGCTCGGCGCGCTTCTGATCATCCCGATCGGCGGCGCCGACATGCCGGTTGTGATCTCGATGCTGAACTCATACTCCGGCTGGGCCGCCGCCGGCATCGGCTTTACCCTCGGCAATTCGGCGCTGATCATCACCGGCGCGCTGGTGGGATCAAGCGGTGCGATCCTGTCCTACATCATGTGCCATGCCATGAACCGCTCCTTCATCTCGGTCATCCTCGGCGGGTTCGGCGGCGAAACGGCTGCCGCGGGCGCCGGTGGCGGCGAGGTCAAGCCGGTCAAACTCGGCTCGGCGGACGACGCCGCCTTCATCATGAAGAACGCGCAGAAGGTCATCATCGTGCCCGGCTACGGCATGGCGGTGGCGCAGGCGCAGCACGCGTTGCGCGAGATGGCCGACAATCTCAAGAAGGAAGGCGTCGAGGTGAAGTACGCGATCCACCCGGTGGCGGGCCGTATGCCCGGCCACATGAACGTGCTGCTCGCCGAAGCCAATGTGCCCTATGACGAGGTGTTCGAGCTCGAGGACATCAACTCCGAATTCGCGCAGGCCGACGTCGCCTTCGTGATCGGCGCCAACGACGTCACCAATCCTGCGGCCGAGGACGATCCGAAATCACCGATCTACGGCATGCCGGTGCTGCAGGTCTGGAAGGCCGGCACCGTGATGTTCATCAAGCGCTCGCTGGCCTCGGGCTATGCCGGCATCGACAATCCCCTGTTCTACCGCGACAACACCATGATGCTGCTCGGCGATGCCAAGAAGATGACCGAGAACATCGTCAAGGGGATGTAG
- a CDS encoding aa3-type cytochrome c oxidase subunit IV, which produces MAEHNEVAYTTADGNDYPAHEQTYEGFIKLVKYGTAFVVFILAMMAIFLT; this is translated from the coding sequence ATGGCAGAGCATAACGAAGTGGCCTACACGACCGCGGATGGTAACGATTATCCGGCGCATGAGCAGACTTATGAAGGTTTCATCAAGCTGGTGAAATACGGCACCGCCTTCGTGGTCTTCATCCTCGCCATGATGGCGATCTTCCTGACCTGA
- a CDS encoding AbrB/MazE/SpoVT family DNA-binding domain-containing protein — MNEQSKIGPDPRGQVIGTVEIKKIGNSSGIILSKDVLARMHVGVGDKLYATLTPDGGFRLTPYDPDFEKAMEVARRGMKRYHNALAKLAK; from the coding sequence ATGAACGAACAATCGAAAATTGGGCCCGATCCCCGCGGCCAAGTGATCGGGACCGTCGAAATCAAAAAGATTGGCAATTCTTCGGGAATTATTCTCTCGAAAGACGTCCTGGCTCGGATGCACGTCGGCGTCGGCGACAAGCTTTATGCGACCCTGACGCCCGATGGCGGGTTTCGGCTAACCCCTTACGATCCGGATTTCGAGAAGGCGATGGAAGTCGCCCGGCGTGGCATGAAGCGCTACCACAACGCTTTGGCCAAGCTTGCCAAATGA
- a CDS encoding proton-translocating transhydrogenase family protein, whose product MDHLAQAVDPFVFRLSIFVLAVFVGYFVVWSVTPALHTPLMSVTNAISSVIVVGALLAVGVAQVGSGAAWARGFGFVALVFACVNIFGGFLVTQRMLAMYKKKTK is encoded by the coding sequence ATGGATCATCTCGCGCAGGCCGTCGATCCCTTCGTGTTCCGGCTGTCGATTTTCGTGCTCGCCGTGTTCGTCGGCTATTTCGTGGTGTGGTCGGTGACGCCCGCTTTGCATACGCCGCTGATGTCGGTGACGAACGCGATCTCGTCGGTGATCGTGGTCGGTGCGCTGCTCGCGGTCGGCGTCGCGCAGGTCGGCAGCGGCGCGGCCTGGGCGCGCGGCTTCGGTTTTGTGGCGCTGGTCTTTGCCTGCGTGAATATCTTCGGTGGCTTCCTGGTCACCCAGCGCATGCTCGCGATGTACAAAAAGAAAACCAAGTGA
- a CDS encoding sigma-54-dependent transcriptional regulator yields MAASILIVDDDAVARRLVENMVQKCGYETVVVDSGDAAIAALTAADAQPIDAVVLDLVMPGLDGMGVLAKIRDAGLNVPVIVQTAHGGIDNVVSAMRAGAQDFVVKPVGIERLQVSLRNALNASALKGELQRIRHSREGRLTFADVVTRSEIMAGVLRIAQKAASSTIPVLVEGESGVGKELFARAIHGSGERKSKPFVAVNCGAIPDNLVESILFGHEKGAFTGATERHTGKFVEASGGTLFLDEVSELPLAAQVKLLRALQEGAVEAVGGRKPVKVDVRIISATNRKLLDRVKSGHFREDLFYRLHVLPLTIPPLRARREDIPHLLRHFLARFCAEENRPITGISGEAMAQLAQLEWPGNIRQLENAVYRAVVMSDGDQLGLADFPLAISQSPAMPEANGQHGEPLIVAPAFHSTAPAMVSGNEIPIAPLPAAGMLAMLTRSGDMRPLEEMENEIIRFAISHYRGQMSEVARRLKIGRSTLYRKLDEAATNDSTAGTDDAN; encoded by the coding sequence ATGGCTGCCAGCATTTTGATTGTCGACGACGACGCCGTCGCACGCCGCCTGGTGGAAAACATGGTGCAGAAATGCGGCTATGAGACGGTCGTGGTCGATTCAGGCGACGCCGCCATTGCCGCCTTGACCGCCGCCGACGCGCAGCCGATCGATGCGGTGGTGCTCGATCTGGTGATGCCCGGCCTCGACGGCATGGGGGTGTTGGCCAAAATCCGCGACGCCGGCCTCAACGTTCCCGTGATCGTGCAGACCGCGCATGGCGGCATCGACAATGTGGTCTCGGCGATGCGTGCCGGCGCCCAGGATTTCGTCGTGAAACCGGTCGGCATTGAGCGGCTCCAGGTGTCGCTGCGCAATGCACTCAACGCCTCTGCGCTGAAGGGCGAATTGCAGCGCATCCGCCACAGCCGCGAAGGCCGTCTGACCTTTGCCGACGTCGTCACCCGCAGCGAGATCATGGCCGGCGTGCTGCGCATCGCGCAAAAGGCGGCCTCTTCCACCATTCCGGTGCTGGTCGAAGGCGAATCCGGCGTCGGCAAGGAATTGTTCGCCCGCGCCATCCATGGCAGCGGCGAGCGCAAATCGAAACCTTTTGTCGCGGTCAATTGCGGCGCCATCCCCGACAATCTCGTCGAGTCGATCCTGTTCGGTCACGAGAAGGGCGCGTTCACCGGCGCCACCGAACGCCACACCGGCAAATTCGTCGAAGCCTCCGGCGGCACGCTCTTCCTCGATGAAGTCTCCGAATTGCCGCTGGCAGCCCAGGTGAAACTGCTTCGCGCGCTGCAGGAAGGCGCGGTGGAAGCGGTCGGCGGGCGCAAGCCGGTCAAAGTCGACGTCCGCATCATTTCGGCGACCAACCGCAAATTACTCGACCGCGTCAAAAGCGGACATTTTCGCGAAGACCTGTTCTATCGTCTTCACGTCCTGCCGCTGACGATCCCGCCATTGCGGGCGCGGCGCGAGGACATCCCGCATCTGTTGCGGCACTTTCTGGCAAGGTTCTGCGCCGAGGAAAATCGCCCCATCACCGGCATCAGCGGCGAAGCGATGGCGCAGCTCGCGCAACTCGAATGGCCCGGCAATATCCGCCAGCTCGAAAACGCGGTTTATCGCGCCGTCGTCATGAGTGACGGCGACCAGTTGGGCCTGGCCGATTTTCCGTTGGCAATCTCCCAATCGCCCGCCATGCCGGAAGCAAACGGCCAGCACGGCGAGCCGCTGATCGTTGCGCCCGCCTTTCATTCAACCGCGCCGGCCATGGTTTCAGGTAACGAGATACCTATCGCGCCCCTGCCGGCGGCGGGAATGCTGGCGATGCTGACGCGATCGGGCGACATGCGGCCGCTGGAAGAAATGGAGAACGAGATCATCCGCTTCGCGATCTCGCATTATCGCGGGCAGATGTCCGAGGTTGCGCGCCGCCTCAAAATCGGCCGCTCGACGCTTTACCGTAAGCTCGACGAGGCGGCCACGAACGATTCCACCGCCGGCACCGACGACGCGAACTAA
- a CDS encoding L,D-transpeptidase family protein, whose protein sequence is MRDCLLKNRGGFDRVLMTIAATFLTVSATSALATSALAQADPVRNSAAELAIDAAVPRPEPANVPPPTINDFKMDTTASVPDPAKNDAPKADAPKAAEKAPETKPSDVVTAPATDTNAPKNDATKNDATKSDTATTTPAAAPPAAATATPAPEPAKEPTKAASNVPPADQPVADKLREMLAAKSLRYFDRKAERTAVEKFYTAREFAPLWTQAGSLTESGKGVLARLKDAASEGLNAADYPVPDFAGATNPDALAEADLKLTASMLDYARHAQSGRMHWSQVSGDISYPEHPTDPIEVLTNVTTAKDASAALDGYNPPQKLYKELKAKLAELRGQGDGPVIQIADGPALKFTPARGKKLPEAMMEDPRVPQLRAKLGISENADDTHYDAKVAEAVRKFQEGAELKPTGILDDKTVRAINSPKRDKQIDIVIVNMERWRWLPRQLGAPSIGNAYVILNIPDYTLKVMQNGGPVWTTKVVTGQPGIHATPLLTETMKFITVNPTWNVPPSIIYNEYLPALQQDPTVLQRMGLKLDRAADGSIHISQPPGEANALGRIRFNFPNKFLVYQHDTPDKNLFAKEERAFSHGCMRVQNPDIYAATLLNITAPNEHYTPEKIHSMYGHSEIDIKFPTPIPVNITYQTAFVDDAGKLQFRRDVYGRDATMLALLKNTRSKDLENVVAHSQPSYSHPVGNLPAGVNFASDNSFSSGPSFFERLFGPPTPPAPIPGRRGQPQQRRLYYTR, encoded by the coding sequence ATGCGTGACTGCTTGTTGAAGAACCGTGGTGGATTTGACCGCGTCCTGATGACGATTGCGGCAACCTTCCTCACGGTGTCTGCGACCTCGGCACTTGCTACCTCAGCACTGGCGCAGGCCGATCCGGTCCGCAACAGCGCCGCCGAACTCGCGATCGATGCGGCGGTGCCGCGTCCCGAGCCGGCAAATGTCCCGCCCCCGACCATCAACGACTTCAAGATGGACACCACGGCATCGGTGCCCGACCCGGCCAAGAACGACGCGCCAAAAGCCGATGCACCGAAAGCAGCGGAAAAGGCACCGGAGACCAAGCCATCCGATGTCGTCACCGCTCCGGCCACCGACACCAACGCTCCCAAAAACGACGCCACCAAGAACGACGCGACCAAAAGCGATACTGCGACCACGACGCCCGCGGCGGCGCCGCCGGCTGCAGCGACCGCTACCCCGGCTCCCGAGCCCGCCAAGGAGCCGACCAAGGCCGCCAGCAACGTGCCCCCGGCAGACCAGCCGGTCGCCGACAAATTGCGCGAGATGCTAGCTGCGAAATCGCTGCGCTATTTCGACCGCAAGGCCGAACGGACGGCGGTCGAGAAATTTTACACCGCACGCGAGTTTGCACCACTGTGGACGCAAGCCGGCAGCCTCACCGAGAGCGGCAAGGGCGTCCTCGCCCGCCTCAAGGATGCGGCTTCCGAAGGCTTGAACGCCGCCGATTATCCGGTGCCGGATTTTGCCGGCGCGACCAATCCGGACGCACTCGCCGAAGCCGACCTGAAGCTGACCGCCAGCATGCTGGATTACGCCCGCCACGCGCAGAGCGGCCGGATGCATTGGTCGCAGGTGTCCGGCGACATCTCCTATCCAGAGCACCCGACCGATCCCATTGAAGTGCTGACCAATGTCACGACCGCGAAGGACGCCTCCGCCGCGCTCGACGGCTACAACCCGCCGCAGAAGCTCTACAAGGAGCTGAAGGCAAAACTCGCCGAATTGCGCGGCCAGGGCGATGGACCGGTGATCCAGATCGCCGACGGACCGGCCCTCAAATTCACGCCGGCCCGCGGCAAGAAGCTGCCTGAAGCGATGATGGAAGATCCGCGCGTGCCCCAGCTGCGCGCCAAGCTCGGCATCTCCGAGAATGCCGACGACACCCATTACGATGCCAAGGTCGCCGAGGCCGTGCGCAAATTCCAGGAAGGCGCCGAACTCAAGCCCACCGGCATCCTCGACGACAAGACCGTCAGGGCCATCAACAGCCCGAAGCGCGACAAGCAGATCGACATCGTGATCGTCAACATGGAGCGTTGGCGCTGGCTGCCGCGCCAGCTCGGCGCGCCCTCGATCGGCAACGCCTATGTCATTCTCAACATCCCCGACTATACGCTCAAGGTGATGCAGAACGGCGGCCCGGTCTGGACCACCAAGGTGGTGACCGGACAGCCCGGCATTCACGCAACGCCGCTTCTGACCGAGACGATGAAGTTCATCACGGTCAATCCGACCTGGAACGTGCCGCCTTCGATCATCTACAACGAATATCTGCCGGCGCTACAGCAGGATCCGACGGTGCTGCAGCGCATGGGGCTGAAGCTCGACCGCGCCGCCGACGGCTCGATCCACATCTCGCAGCCGCCCGGCGAGGCCAACGCACTTGGGCGCATCCGCTTCAATTTCCCGAACAAATTCCTGGTGTATCAGCACGACACCCCGGACAAGAACCTGTTCGCCAAGGAAGAGCGCGCGTTCAGCCACGGCTGCATGCGGGTGCAGAATCCGGATATTTATGCCGCGACGCTGCTCAACATCACCGCGCCGAACGAGCACTACACGCCTGAAAAAATCCACAGCATGTATGGTCACAGCGAGATCGACATCAAATTCCCGACCCCGATCCCGGTCAACATCACCTACCAGACCGCGTTTGTGGACGATGCCGGCAAGCTGCAATTCCGCCGGGATGTCTATGGCCGCGACGCCACCATGCTGGCGTTGTTGAAGAACACCCGAAGCAAGGATCTGGAAAACGTGGTCGCGCATTCGCAGCCGAGCTATTCCCATCCGGTCGGCAATCTGCCGGCGGGCGTGAACTTCGCCAGCGACAACTCGTTCTCTTCGGGTCCGTCGTTCTTTGAGCGGCTGTTCGGGCCGCCGACGCCGCCCGCGCCGATACCCGGCCGCCGGGGGCAGCCGCAGCAGCGGCGGCTCTATTATACCCGCTGA
- a CDS encoding Re/Si-specific NAD(P)(+) transhydrogenase subunit alpha, with protein sequence MKIAVAKEIDPSEPRVAASPDTVKKFKALGVDIAVEPGAGIKSGLPDSEFTAAGASVSADALKDADIVIKVKRPEASELANYKRGALVIAIMDPYGNDAALKAMADAGISAFAMELMPRITRAQAMDVLSSQANLAGYRAVIEAAEAFGRAFPMMMTAAGTVPAAKVFVMGVGVAGLQAIATARRLGAVVTATDVRPAVKEQVESLGAKFLAVEDEEFKQAETAGGYAKEMSKEYQAKQAALTAEHIKKQDIIITTALIPGRPAPRLITAEMVKSMKPGSVLVDLAVERGGNVEGVKSGETVELDGVKIVGTPNLAGHVAASASSLYARNLFSFIETLVDKTTKALAVKWDDELVKATALTKDGAVIHPNFQPKGA encoded by the coding sequence ATGAAGATTGCCGTTGCCAAGGAAATCGATCCGTCCGAGCCGCGGGTCGCGGCTTCCCCCGACACCGTGAAAAAATTCAAAGCGCTCGGCGTCGATATCGCCGTCGAGCCGGGTGCCGGCATCAAGTCGGGCCTGCCGGATTCCGAATTCACCGCGGCCGGTGCCAGCGTCAGCGCGGACGCGCTGAAAGACGCTGACATCGTCATCAAGGTGAAGCGGCCCGAGGCTTCCGAGCTTGCCAATTACAAGCGCGGCGCGCTGGTGATCGCGATCATGGACCCCTATGGCAACGACGCTGCGTTAAAGGCGATGGCGGATGCCGGCATCTCAGCATTCGCGATGGAGTTGATGCCGCGCATCACCCGCGCGCAAGCGATGGACGTGCTGTCGAGCCAGGCCAATCTCGCCGGCTACCGCGCGGTGATCGAGGCCGCTGAGGCGTTCGGCCGCGCCTTTCCGATGATGATGACGGCGGCCGGCACCGTTCCCGCCGCGAAAGTGTTCGTGATGGGAGTGGGAGTCGCCGGCCTGCAGGCGATCGCGACCGCGCGCCGGCTTGGCGCCGTCGTCACCGCGACCGACGTGCGCCCCGCCGTTAAAGAACAGGTCGAGAGTCTCGGCGCCAAATTTCTCGCGGTCGAGGATGAAGAGTTCAAGCAGGCCGAGACCGCCGGCGGCTACGCCAAGGAAATGTCGAAAGAGTATCAGGCCAAGCAGGCGGCGCTCACCGCCGAACATATCAAGAAGCAGGACATCATCATCACGACCGCGCTGATCCCGGGCCGGCCGGCGCCGCGGCTCATCACGGCCGAGATGGTGAAGTCGATGAAGCCCGGCTCGGTGCTGGTTGATCTGGCGGTCGAGCGCGGCGGCAATGTCGAGGGCGTCAAGAGCGGCGAGACCGTGGAGCTCGATGGCGTCAAGATCGTCGGCACCCCCAACTTGGCGGGCCACGTCGCAGCCTCCGCGTCGAGCCTTTATGCGCGCAATTTGTTTTCCTTCATCGAGACGCTGGTCGACAAAACGACCAAGGCGCTCGCGGTGAAGTGGGACGACGAACTGGTCAAGGCCACCGCGCTGACAAAAGACGGCGCCGTCATTCATCCGAATTTCCAGCCGAAAGGCGCGTGA
- a CDS encoding type II toxin-antitoxin system death-on-curing family toxin, with translation MTEPFWLTRQMVVAIHDEQLTIHGGASGLRDEGMLESALDRPKNRWSYEQAELAELAAAHAFGIARNHPFVDGNKRTSLLALYTFLGVNGVDFVVPEADAATMILSLAAGEVSEENLTRWIRDNWPPEPSK, from the coding sequence ATGACCGAGCCATTTTGGCTCACCCGCCAAATGGTTGTTGCGATTCACGACGAACAACTCACCATCCACGGCGGCGCGAGCGGTTTGCGCGATGAGGGCATGCTGGAGTCCGCGCTCGACCGGCCAAAAAACCGCTGGTCTTACGAGCAGGCGGAACTAGCCGAATTGGCCGCGGCCCATGCCTTCGGTATTGCGCGCAACCATCCATTTGTCGACGGCAACAAGCGTACCTCGTTGCTTGCGCTATACACCTTCCTCGGTGTGAACGGCGTCGATTTTGTCGTGCCTGAAGCGGACGCCGCAACCATGATCCTCTCGCTGGCAGCTGGCGAGGTCAGTGAGGAAAACCTCACCCGCTGGATCAGGGATAATTGGCCGCCCGAGCCATCCAAATAG